The following proteins are co-located in the Podarcis raffonei isolate rPodRaf1 chromosome 5, rPodRaf1.pri, whole genome shotgun sequence genome:
- the ATG16L1 gene encoding autophagy-related protein 16-1 isoform X4 → MSSGLRAASLPAWKRHILDELRRRDRLQRQAFEEIILQYNKLLEKSDFHSVLADKLQVEKYDLPSRHEISPGHDGARNDSHMQEISQLRIKHQEELTELHKKRGELAQSVIDLKNQIQQKDSEMQTNNTKIVEYLQKISELETECQDLRNKLQDLERANQTLKDEYDALQITFTALEEKLRKTTEDNQELVTRWMAEKAQEANRLNAENEKDSRRRQAKLQKELAEAAKEPLPIEQDDDIEVLADETSDPADETSPVRAVNRTARRRSLSSCPTPQDNVEAHPGAGKEVRVPTTALCVFDAHDGEVNAVQFSPGSRLLATGGLDRRVKLWEVCGEKCELKGSLSGSNAGITSIEFDSAGSYLLAASNDFASRIWTVDDHRLRHTLTGHSGKVLSAKFLLDNARIVSGSHDRTLKLWDLRSKVCIKTVFAGSSCNDLVCTEQCVMSGHFDKKIRFWDIRTECVVQEMELLGRITALDLNPERTELLTCSRDDLLKIIDLRVSAVKQTFSAPGFKCGSDWNRAVFSPDGNYVAAGSADGSLYIWNVLTGKVERVLSKHHSNSINAVAWSPSGAHVVSVDKGNKAVLWSEF, encoded by the exons ATGTCTTCTGGACTTAGGGCAGCGAGCCTCCCCGCCTGGAAGCGGCACATACTGGACGAATTGAGGCGACGGGACCGGCTGCAGAGACAGGCCTTTGAAGAGATTATCTTGCAGT ATAACAAGCTCCTGGAGAAGTCAGATTTCCATTCAGTGCTGGCTGACAAGCTACAAGTGGAAAAATATGACTTGCCAAGCCGGCATGAGATCAG TCCAGGACATGATGGTGCAAGGAATGATTCTCACATGCAAGAAATATCCCAGCTTAGAATTAAGCATCAAGAGGAGCTGACAGAGCTGCACAAGAAACGTGGCGAG TTGGCTCAGTCTGTGATTGACCTGAAAAACCAAATTCAACAGAAGGACAGCGAGATGCAAACGAATAATACAAA GATTGTAGAATATTTGCAGAAGATATCTGAACTAGAGACAGAGTGCCAGGACCTGCGGAACAAGCTACAAGATCTTGAAAGAGCCAATCAGACTCTTAAGGATGAGTATGATGCACTCCAGATTACCTTTACTGCCCTTGAGGAAAAACTGAGAAAAACTACGGAAGATAACCAAGAGCTGGTAACACGCTGGATGGCAGAGAAAGCTCAAGAAGCTAATCGGCTCAATGCAGAAAATGAGAAAGATTCCAG AAGACGGCAAGCCAAGCTTCAGAAGGAACTAGCAGAAGCTGCAAAAGAGCCGCTGCCAATTGAACA GGATGACGATATTGAAGTGCTGGCGGATGAAACCTCTGACCCTGCTGATGAGACATCTCCGGTGCGCGCTGTCAATCGAACAGCCAG GAGACGCTCTTTATCCTCATGCCCCACCCCTCAAGATAACGTGGAGGCACATCCAGGCGCAGGCAAAGAGGTGCGAGTCCCTACCACCGCTCTGTGTGTCTTT GATGCACACGATGGGGAGGTGAATGCGGTGCAGTTCAGCCCTGGCTCCCGGTTACTGGCAACAGGAGGCCTGGACCGGAGAGTCAAACTCTGGGAAGTTTGTGGAG AAAAGTGTGAACTTAAAGGCTCTCTATCTGGCAGTAATGCAGGGATTACAAGCATAGAGTTTGATAGTGCG GGTTCTTATTTATTAGCCGCTTCAAATGACTTTGCCAGTAGGATCTGGACCGTGGATGATCATCGGTTACGG CACACGCTCACGGGGCACAGTGGAAAAGTCTTGTCGGCCAAATTCCTATTGGACAATGCACGCATTGTATCTGGGAGTCACGACAGAACCCTCAAACTGTGGGACCTGCGCAGCAAAGTCT gcataAAAACAGTGTTTGCTGGCTCCAGCTGCAATGATCTGGTCTGCACAGAACAGTGTGTGATGAGTGGACACTTCGACAAGAAAATTCGCTTTTGGGATATTAG AACTGAGTGTGTGGTGCAGGAAATGGAATTGCTTGGTAGGATTACAGCTCTAGATCTCAACCCAGAGAGAACAGAACTCCTCACCTGTTCACGAGATGACCTGTTGAAGATTATTGATCTCAGAGTCAGTGCTGTCAAACAGACTTTCAG tGCTCCAGGGTTTAAATGCGGGTCTGATTGGAACAGAGCTGTATTCAG CCCTGATGGAAATTATGTGGCGGCTGGCTCAGCAGACGGGTCACTCTATATTTGGAATGTGCTTACTGGGAAAGTGGAGAGGGTACTCTCTAAGCATCACAG CAACTCAATCAATGCTGTGGCATGGTCACCATCTGGAGCCCATGTGGTCAGTGTGGACAAAGGAAACAAGGCTGTGCTGTGGTCTGAATTTTGA
- the ATG16L1 gene encoding autophagy-related protein 16-1 isoform X1 yields the protein MSSGLRAASLPAWKRHILDELRRRDRLQRQAFEEIILQYNKLLEKSDFHSVLADKLQVEKYDLPSRHEISPGHDGARNDSHMQEISQLRIKHQEELTELHKKRGELAQSVIDLKNQIQQKDSEMQTNNTKIVEYLQKISELETECQDLRNKLQDLERANQTLKDEYDALQITFTALEEKLRKTTEDNQELVTRWMAEKAQEANRLNAENEKDSRRRQAKLQKELAEAAKEPLPIEQDDDIEVLADETSDPADETSPVRAVNRTASKRHSQPAGGLLDSITNIFGLSESPLLGHHSSDTARRRSLSSCPTPQDNVEAHPGAGKEVRVPTTALCVFDAHDGEVNAVQFSPGSRLLATGGLDRRVKLWEVCGEKCELKGSLSGSNAGITSIEFDSAGSYLLAASNDFASRIWTVDDHRLRHTLTGHSGKVLSAKFLLDNARIVSGSHDRTLKLWDLRSKVCIKTVFAGSSCNDLVCTEQCVMSGHFDKKIRFWDIRTECVVQEMELLGRITALDLNPERTELLTCSRDDLLKIIDLRVSAVKQTFSAPGFKCGSDWNRAVFSPDGNYVAAGSADGSLYIWNVLTGKVERVLSKHHSNSINAVAWSPSGAHVVSVDKGNKAVLWSEF from the exons ATGTCTTCTGGACTTAGGGCAGCGAGCCTCCCCGCCTGGAAGCGGCACATACTGGACGAATTGAGGCGACGGGACCGGCTGCAGAGACAGGCCTTTGAAGAGATTATCTTGCAGT ATAACAAGCTCCTGGAGAAGTCAGATTTCCATTCAGTGCTGGCTGACAAGCTACAAGTGGAAAAATATGACTTGCCAAGCCGGCATGAGATCAG TCCAGGACATGATGGTGCAAGGAATGATTCTCACATGCAAGAAATATCCCAGCTTAGAATTAAGCATCAAGAGGAGCTGACAGAGCTGCACAAGAAACGTGGCGAG TTGGCTCAGTCTGTGATTGACCTGAAAAACCAAATTCAACAGAAGGACAGCGAGATGCAAACGAATAATACAAA GATTGTAGAATATTTGCAGAAGATATCTGAACTAGAGACAGAGTGCCAGGACCTGCGGAACAAGCTACAAGATCTTGAAAGAGCCAATCAGACTCTTAAGGATGAGTATGATGCACTCCAGATTACCTTTACTGCCCTTGAGGAAAAACTGAGAAAAACTACGGAAGATAACCAAGAGCTGGTAACACGCTGGATGGCAGAGAAAGCTCAAGAAGCTAATCGGCTCAATGCAGAAAATGAGAAAGATTCCAG AAGACGGCAAGCCAAGCTTCAGAAGGAACTAGCAGAAGCTGCAAAAGAGCCGCTGCCAATTGAACA GGATGACGATATTGAAGTGCTGGCGGATGAAACCTCTGACCCTGCTGATGAGACATCTCCGGTGCGCGCTGTCAATCGAACAGCCAG TAAGCGACACTCCCAGCCAGCTGGAGGCCTTCTGGACTCTATCACTAATATATTTGG TCTGTCTGAGTCTCCCCTTTTGGGACATCACTCTTCTGATACTGCCAG GAGACGCTCTTTATCCTCATGCCCCACCCCTCAAGATAACGTGGAGGCACATCCAGGCGCAGGCAAAGAGGTGCGAGTCCCTACCACCGCTCTGTGTGTCTTT GATGCACACGATGGGGAGGTGAATGCGGTGCAGTTCAGCCCTGGCTCCCGGTTACTGGCAACAGGAGGCCTGGACCGGAGAGTCAAACTCTGGGAAGTTTGTGGAG AAAAGTGTGAACTTAAAGGCTCTCTATCTGGCAGTAATGCAGGGATTACAAGCATAGAGTTTGATAGTGCG GGTTCTTATTTATTAGCCGCTTCAAATGACTTTGCCAGTAGGATCTGGACCGTGGATGATCATCGGTTACGG CACACGCTCACGGGGCACAGTGGAAAAGTCTTGTCGGCCAAATTCCTATTGGACAATGCACGCATTGTATCTGGGAGTCACGACAGAACCCTCAAACTGTGGGACCTGCGCAGCAAAGTCT gcataAAAACAGTGTTTGCTGGCTCCAGCTGCAATGATCTGGTCTGCACAGAACAGTGTGTGATGAGTGGACACTTCGACAAGAAAATTCGCTTTTGGGATATTAG AACTGAGTGTGTGGTGCAGGAAATGGAATTGCTTGGTAGGATTACAGCTCTAGATCTCAACCCAGAGAGAACAGAACTCCTCACCTGTTCACGAGATGACCTGTTGAAGATTATTGATCTCAGAGTCAGTGCTGTCAAACAGACTTTCAG tGCTCCAGGGTTTAAATGCGGGTCTGATTGGAACAGAGCTGTATTCAG CCCTGATGGAAATTATGTGGCGGCTGGCTCAGCAGACGGGTCACTCTATATTTGGAATGTGCTTACTGGGAAAGTGGAGAGGGTACTCTCTAAGCATCACAG CAACTCAATCAATGCTGTGGCATGGTCACCATCTGGAGCCCATGTGGTCAGTGTGGACAAAGGAAACAAGGCTGTGCTGTGGTCTGAATTTTGA
- the ATG16L1 gene encoding autophagy-related protein 16-1 isoform X3: MSSGLRAASLPAWKRHILDELRRRDRLQRQAFEEIILQYNKLLEKSDFHSVLADKLQVEKYDLPSRHEISPGHDGARNDSHMQEISQLRIKHQEELTELHKKRGELAQSVIDLKNQIQQKDSEMQTNNTKIVEYLQKISELETECQDLRNKLQDLERANQTLKDEYDALQITFTALEEKLRKTTEDNQELVTRWMAEKAQEANRLNAENEKDSRRRQAKLQKELAEAAKEPLPIEQDDDIEVLADETSDPADETSPVRAVNRTASLSESPLLGHHSSDTARRRSLSSCPTPQDNVEAHPGAGKEVRVPTTALCVFDAHDGEVNAVQFSPGSRLLATGGLDRRVKLWEVCGEKCELKGSLSGSNAGITSIEFDSAGSYLLAASNDFASRIWTVDDHRLRHTLTGHSGKVLSAKFLLDNARIVSGSHDRTLKLWDLRSKVCIKTVFAGSSCNDLVCTEQCVMSGHFDKKIRFWDIRTECVVQEMELLGRITALDLNPERTELLTCSRDDLLKIIDLRVSAVKQTFSAPGFKCGSDWNRAVFSPDGNYVAAGSADGSLYIWNVLTGKVERVLSKHHSNSINAVAWSPSGAHVVSVDKGNKAVLWSEF, encoded by the exons ATGTCTTCTGGACTTAGGGCAGCGAGCCTCCCCGCCTGGAAGCGGCACATACTGGACGAATTGAGGCGACGGGACCGGCTGCAGAGACAGGCCTTTGAAGAGATTATCTTGCAGT ATAACAAGCTCCTGGAGAAGTCAGATTTCCATTCAGTGCTGGCTGACAAGCTACAAGTGGAAAAATATGACTTGCCAAGCCGGCATGAGATCAG TCCAGGACATGATGGTGCAAGGAATGATTCTCACATGCAAGAAATATCCCAGCTTAGAATTAAGCATCAAGAGGAGCTGACAGAGCTGCACAAGAAACGTGGCGAG TTGGCTCAGTCTGTGATTGACCTGAAAAACCAAATTCAACAGAAGGACAGCGAGATGCAAACGAATAATACAAA GATTGTAGAATATTTGCAGAAGATATCTGAACTAGAGACAGAGTGCCAGGACCTGCGGAACAAGCTACAAGATCTTGAAAGAGCCAATCAGACTCTTAAGGATGAGTATGATGCACTCCAGATTACCTTTACTGCCCTTGAGGAAAAACTGAGAAAAACTACGGAAGATAACCAAGAGCTGGTAACACGCTGGATGGCAGAGAAAGCTCAAGAAGCTAATCGGCTCAATGCAGAAAATGAGAAAGATTCCAG AAGACGGCAAGCCAAGCTTCAGAAGGAACTAGCAGAAGCTGCAAAAGAGCCGCTGCCAATTGAACA GGATGACGATATTGAAGTGCTGGCGGATGAAACCTCTGACCCTGCTGATGAGACATCTCCGGTGCGCGCTGTCAATCGAACAGCCAG TCTGTCTGAGTCTCCCCTTTTGGGACATCACTCTTCTGATACTGCCAG GAGACGCTCTTTATCCTCATGCCCCACCCCTCAAGATAACGTGGAGGCACATCCAGGCGCAGGCAAAGAGGTGCGAGTCCCTACCACCGCTCTGTGTGTCTTT GATGCACACGATGGGGAGGTGAATGCGGTGCAGTTCAGCCCTGGCTCCCGGTTACTGGCAACAGGAGGCCTGGACCGGAGAGTCAAACTCTGGGAAGTTTGTGGAG AAAAGTGTGAACTTAAAGGCTCTCTATCTGGCAGTAATGCAGGGATTACAAGCATAGAGTTTGATAGTGCG GGTTCTTATTTATTAGCCGCTTCAAATGACTTTGCCAGTAGGATCTGGACCGTGGATGATCATCGGTTACGG CACACGCTCACGGGGCACAGTGGAAAAGTCTTGTCGGCCAAATTCCTATTGGACAATGCACGCATTGTATCTGGGAGTCACGACAGAACCCTCAAACTGTGGGACCTGCGCAGCAAAGTCT gcataAAAACAGTGTTTGCTGGCTCCAGCTGCAATGATCTGGTCTGCACAGAACAGTGTGTGATGAGTGGACACTTCGACAAGAAAATTCGCTTTTGGGATATTAG AACTGAGTGTGTGGTGCAGGAAATGGAATTGCTTGGTAGGATTACAGCTCTAGATCTCAACCCAGAGAGAACAGAACTCCTCACCTGTTCACGAGATGACCTGTTGAAGATTATTGATCTCAGAGTCAGTGCTGTCAAACAGACTTTCAG tGCTCCAGGGTTTAAATGCGGGTCTGATTGGAACAGAGCTGTATTCAG CCCTGATGGAAATTATGTGGCGGCTGGCTCAGCAGACGGGTCACTCTATATTTGGAATGTGCTTACTGGGAAAGTGGAGAGGGTACTCTCTAAGCATCACAG CAACTCAATCAATGCTGTGGCATGGTCACCATCTGGAGCCCATGTGGTCAGTGTGGACAAAGGAAACAAGGCTGTGCTGTGGTCTGAATTTTGA
- the LOC128414416 gene encoding 60S ribosomal protein L39 yields the protein MSSHKTFKIKRFLAKKQKQNRPIPQWIRMKTGNKIRYNSKRRHWRRTKLGL from the coding sequence ATGTCTTCCCACAAGACTTTCAAGATCAAGCGGTTTCTCgctaagaagcagaagcagaaccgGCCCATCCCGCAATGGATCCGCATGAAAACTGGCAATAAAATCAGGTACAACTCCAAAAGGAGACACTGGAGGAGGACCAAGCTCGGCCTGTAA
- the ATG16L1 gene encoding autophagy-related protein 16-1 isoform X2: MSSGLRAASLPAWKRHILDELRRRDRLQRQAFEEIILQYNKLLEKSDFHSVLADKLQVEKYDLPSRHEISPGHDGARNDSHMQEISQLRIKHQEELTELHKKRGELAQSVIDLKNQIQQKDSEMQTNNTKIVEYLQKISELETECQDLRNKLQDLERANQTLKDEYDALQITFTALEEKLRKTTEDNQELVTRWMAEKAQEANRLNAENEKDSRRRQAKLQKELAEAAKEPLPIEQDDDIEVLADETSDPADETSPVRAVNRTASKRHSQPAGGLLDSITNIFGRRSLSSCPTPQDNVEAHPGAGKEVRVPTTALCVFDAHDGEVNAVQFSPGSRLLATGGLDRRVKLWEVCGEKCELKGSLSGSNAGITSIEFDSAGSYLLAASNDFASRIWTVDDHRLRHTLTGHSGKVLSAKFLLDNARIVSGSHDRTLKLWDLRSKVCIKTVFAGSSCNDLVCTEQCVMSGHFDKKIRFWDIRTECVVQEMELLGRITALDLNPERTELLTCSRDDLLKIIDLRVSAVKQTFSAPGFKCGSDWNRAVFSPDGNYVAAGSADGSLYIWNVLTGKVERVLSKHHSNSINAVAWSPSGAHVVSVDKGNKAVLWSEF, translated from the exons ATGTCTTCTGGACTTAGGGCAGCGAGCCTCCCCGCCTGGAAGCGGCACATACTGGACGAATTGAGGCGACGGGACCGGCTGCAGAGACAGGCCTTTGAAGAGATTATCTTGCAGT ATAACAAGCTCCTGGAGAAGTCAGATTTCCATTCAGTGCTGGCTGACAAGCTACAAGTGGAAAAATATGACTTGCCAAGCCGGCATGAGATCAG TCCAGGACATGATGGTGCAAGGAATGATTCTCACATGCAAGAAATATCCCAGCTTAGAATTAAGCATCAAGAGGAGCTGACAGAGCTGCACAAGAAACGTGGCGAG TTGGCTCAGTCTGTGATTGACCTGAAAAACCAAATTCAACAGAAGGACAGCGAGATGCAAACGAATAATACAAA GATTGTAGAATATTTGCAGAAGATATCTGAACTAGAGACAGAGTGCCAGGACCTGCGGAACAAGCTACAAGATCTTGAAAGAGCCAATCAGACTCTTAAGGATGAGTATGATGCACTCCAGATTACCTTTACTGCCCTTGAGGAAAAACTGAGAAAAACTACGGAAGATAACCAAGAGCTGGTAACACGCTGGATGGCAGAGAAAGCTCAAGAAGCTAATCGGCTCAATGCAGAAAATGAGAAAGATTCCAG AAGACGGCAAGCCAAGCTTCAGAAGGAACTAGCAGAAGCTGCAAAAGAGCCGCTGCCAATTGAACA GGATGACGATATTGAAGTGCTGGCGGATGAAACCTCTGACCCTGCTGATGAGACATCTCCGGTGCGCGCTGTCAATCGAACAGCCAG TAAGCGACACTCCCAGCCAGCTGGAGGCCTTCTGGACTCTATCACTAATATATTTGG GAGACGCTCTTTATCCTCATGCCCCACCCCTCAAGATAACGTGGAGGCACATCCAGGCGCAGGCAAAGAGGTGCGAGTCCCTACCACCGCTCTGTGTGTCTTT GATGCACACGATGGGGAGGTGAATGCGGTGCAGTTCAGCCCTGGCTCCCGGTTACTGGCAACAGGAGGCCTGGACCGGAGAGTCAAACTCTGGGAAGTTTGTGGAG AAAAGTGTGAACTTAAAGGCTCTCTATCTGGCAGTAATGCAGGGATTACAAGCATAGAGTTTGATAGTGCG GGTTCTTATTTATTAGCCGCTTCAAATGACTTTGCCAGTAGGATCTGGACCGTGGATGATCATCGGTTACGG CACACGCTCACGGGGCACAGTGGAAAAGTCTTGTCGGCCAAATTCCTATTGGACAATGCACGCATTGTATCTGGGAGTCACGACAGAACCCTCAAACTGTGGGACCTGCGCAGCAAAGTCT gcataAAAACAGTGTTTGCTGGCTCCAGCTGCAATGATCTGGTCTGCACAGAACAGTGTGTGATGAGTGGACACTTCGACAAGAAAATTCGCTTTTGGGATATTAG AACTGAGTGTGTGGTGCAGGAAATGGAATTGCTTGGTAGGATTACAGCTCTAGATCTCAACCCAGAGAGAACAGAACTCCTCACCTGTTCACGAGATGACCTGTTGAAGATTATTGATCTCAGAGTCAGTGCTGTCAAACAGACTTTCAG tGCTCCAGGGTTTAAATGCGGGTCTGATTGGAACAGAGCTGTATTCAG CCCTGATGGAAATTATGTGGCGGCTGGCTCAGCAGACGGGTCACTCTATATTTGGAATGTGCTTACTGGGAAAGTGGAGAGGGTACTCTCTAAGCATCACAG CAACTCAATCAATGCTGTGGCATGGTCACCATCTGGAGCCCATGTGGTCAGTGTGGACAAAGGAAACAAGGCTGTGCTGTGGTCTGAATTTTGA